A single region of the Actinoplanes sp. SE50/110 genome encodes:
- a CDS encoding MBL fold metallo-hydrolase gives MRVTKLTHACLRIEGAGVLVVDPGEFSEKSALDGADAVVITHEHFDHLDVAALTEAVRRRPELRIFSHAAVLAQLGEIAEATTEVRPGDEFRAAGFTLRAYGGQHAVIHPYIPRIANLGYLIDDGAGSLYHPGDSFVAPDGAPVDTLCVPLNAPWMKVSEAIEFARAVKPGRAIAIHDGLLNDRGAAISDGHLERFSETRYQHVAPGTTLT, from the coding sequence GTGCGCGTCACGAAGCTCACCCACGCCTGTCTGCGGATCGAGGGAGCGGGGGTGCTGGTCGTCGATCCGGGTGAATTCTCCGAGAAGTCGGCATTGGACGGTGCCGACGCCGTGGTCATCACCCACGAGCACTTCGACCACCTGGACGTCGCCGCGCTCACCGAAGCCGTCCGGCGCCGGCCGGAGCTCCGGATCTTCTCGCACGCCGCGGTGCTCGCCCAGCTCGGCGAGATCGCCGAGGCGACCACCGAGGTGCGGCCGGGCGACGAGTTCCGGGCCGCCGGATTCACCCTCCGGGCGTACGGCGGGCAGCACGCGGTGATCCACCCGTACATTCCGCGGATCGCCAACCTCGGCTATCTGATCGACGACGGAGCCGGCAGCCTCTACCACCCGGGTGACTCGTTCGTGGCGCCGGACGGCGCGCCGGTCGACACCCTCTGCGTGCCGCTGAACGCGCCGTGGATGAAGGTGTCCGAGGCGATCGAGTTCGCCCGCGCGGTCAAGCCGGGCCGGGCCATCGCCATCCACGACGGCCTGCTCAACGACCGCGGCGCGGCGATCTCGGACGGCCACCTGGAGAGGTTCTCCGAAACCC